Within the Erigeron canadensis isolate Cc75 chromosome 6, C_canadensis_v1, whole genome shotgun sequence genome, the region AGTGATTTCGCCAGTTTATTATGTCATGTTTACAAGCCTCACCATCTTGGCTAGTATGATCATGTTTAAGGTAATTCATAACCATAATACTTCCATCGATGTTTAGAGAAAAAAATGTTCGAAGTTTTTAACATAATCTAAAAGTTAAGTTATTTTGATTCTTGCAGAACTGGAAGCATCAAAATGCGTCACAGATTGTTACAGAACTTTCAGGTTTTGTGACCATTTTCTCGGGGACTTTTCTTCTTCACAAAACAAAAGATATGGGAACTCCAGCTACTACAGAGTCTCCTAAACAGTCAAATTTATCAAACGGAAGTCAGAATGAAAGCCCTAGAAGGATGGAACAGTGACTATTAGTTTTGTGCTAGATTAGAGGATTTTGACAAAATGGTTACTGGTGGTGAATTGGTTATATGTCTAGATGCTGCTGACAAACATCAAACATGAGGATTAGTTTCAGACTTTTAgcattattgttatttatattagttaatCTAATTATACTGCGTTATGGTGTCCATATTAGGACAAActtgttaaaaagattttgattgtcATTAACTATTAGttctaactttcaaaaatttttatgttttgctcTTCATATATCAACATTAAAGCTTTTAGACtaataattttcaaaagttatatatgtTACTAACTTCATCTATTACAATGGAAATGAAGCTTGCTAGCCACCATCAAAGGTTAGCCTGTAGCAGGACATAGAAGAGAGCGAAACTTTGTAAACTTCACCACTAGTTAACTTTAGCCCTTGTTATATAGAAATTCTATCGTATAGTCGCAAATCACGGATCAGGACATCCACCCTGAACGTTGATTCCCATCAGAATCCAATCTAGAGTGCACGAAAATTATCAATCAGTTTCTATTTACGAGACTTGTGAGGATATCACTAGTTTACCCTTGATAAATGCCTGTGAGATTCTAGCTTGGAAGGCCTAGAGCAGCAGCGAAACCATAATTGAAATGGACGCGTAGCACAACGTCTTTAACACTAGCTATGTATCTGTGTAAAGTTACGATAATGACTAGGTTTCTTTACGTTTTTGGCCATTTTTGCTATTTTCTACAAATGTGGAGGCGACGGTCAGTATGGTTGAGACCAAGGGCAATGCCACATTGGGGTTTTGACCGATCAACTTTTTGTAAGCCCGTTTGATTGTTTGAAGAGGAAATTTTTAAAGGAATGTTAGATCCTAAAACAGTATACAAAGAGATGGTTAAAAACACAAGTGAAATAATATGTGGGCCACTCaacaaaaggaaagaaagaaaataaataaaaaatgttttgaTTAGCAAAAATAACTTTAAGAATCGCCATAAAATTTGAAGACatgtttttatctattttctttctcttgatTCATATTCTATGTCACATGTGTTTGTatattgtttttctaacttagcATTCCGTaagactttttctttttgttcgtAACATCATcgtatatttttacttttatcctTTTAATATAGTATTATACTACCTTTTAAATACTTTTTCTCTAAGTCAAAGCTATAAAATCTTAAAAATCATTCATTTTGTTACCAAGCGGATGAAATTTGAAAGGAGATAACAAAAATTCGATGGCATGGCATGAGGgacaaaataaagtaaaaacgtAGATAAAATTTCTAGAAAATCTGAAACTGAACCCCTTGGGTTTATTCAACACGCGGTCGTATGCATTTCTCACtcatttctttcttcttcaaccTCTAATTTCAGTTCAAGAAAgacaataattaataaatattctCTGTTTTGCCAAATCGAATACACTTCAAGAAagagacacacacacacactcacaaaATCTTTTCAAATACCAAATCTTGGAAACCCACCAATTGCATCTTTCAAGGTTAGTAATTTCACTTTCAAAgctttacaatatatatatatatatatgtatacatgttAAAACccatttgggttttttttataaatcaataaattGGAACAAAAATCCAATCTTTATTGTTGCTAGATGATTAAAAATTgaatcttttttattatatatatatatatatatgggtccCCCAAGAAGAAAGAAATGGACTGAAGCAGAAGAAAGAACCCTAATTGATAAGTATGGAGAAATGGTTTGTGATGGGAGTTTAGTGAAAATGAAAACTAGAGAAAAGAAATATAAGCCCATTGCTTTACATGTTAATATGATTCATCATCTTAGTGATCCGGTTGTGTATCCATGGGAATGGAGTTGGAAAGATGTGTCGAATAAGGTGCAAAACATGAGGCATCAATATTCTTTGGTGAAACAAAAGATTAAGCAGACGACTACTGAATGTGGTGGAGAGGGGTTTGAGTGGGTAGAAGGGTTGACCCATTGGTCGAATTTTATTCGGTATAAAGAGGTGTTTGGTGATGTTACGCTTCCGTTTGGTAATGGATTTGATGAGAATAGTCATGGGAATGATGGGATTGAAGTTTTGGACTTTGGGAATATTGGGAATTCGGGTGATGGTGAGTATGTTGGTGGGATTGGTGGGGGTCATAACGGGGTAATGGGTTTGGAGTTTGAGTATGATGGAGCGGAAGGCGAGGAGAATTATGATGGTGGGAATGAGAATGAGAATGGGAATGGGAATGGAAATGAGAATCATGTTTTTGGAGAAATTGAGACAATGGGATCGGAAactaagaagaagaagaaagttgTGAAGAATCTTGAGAAGAAAGCTTGGGGGTTTGTGGCAAACCAATTGGCGCAATTAAGGGAAATGGAAGCTCGTTTTGAACAACGTGAGgaggaaagagaaagagagagacaGAGGAGAGAGAGTATACGGGCTAAAAATGAAGAAGAACACAAGAAACAACATGTAAAACTTATGGAAAGATTGAAGGAGCAGAGGAATCGGGAATGGGAAAGTATGGAGAACGAAagggaagaaagaagaaggcGAAGAGATGAGGAATTGATTCAAGATAGAAAATGGGAGGAAAGGATGAGTAGACGGAGATTGGAATGGAAGGGGAGAATCGATGAGATGTTGAGTGAACATAGAGCAGAAATGACACAAATTCAGGGTCGGATACTTCATGAACAACAGAATCTTACAAGTCAGTTGCTTGGGATTGTGTCCCAGTGGAGTGGTCATCCAGGTGGAATAGCAGATAACACCACTGCTAGCGGCCACTATCTTTCCCAAATGATGCAGAATCTGCAACATGTCGGGGGTATGGTTGATGGGGATACTCGAGTTGAGGGACATAATCAAGAGGATCAGTTTATTGTGGATGGATGAAACTAACATAGTTCAATCAATGTTGAACCAGTGTTGAACTTTGgttgtatatgttgatatgtgTAATCAATCCATTCTTTTTCTGTATCAATAAATGTTTCTGTTTTGCTAAATATGACTAAACAGAGATATTTTATTcgttatattaattgattgatccATTATCATCCCATATGGTTTTCTACTTCTGTTGTGAAAAGCATACTAGTACAGTCTTCTTCATGGTTGTTTCTGGTTCAAAGTGTTACTTATAATGGTGTTTGTTGGCCTTCAGAAAGTTTTCATGGAATAGTTAATATCAGcttaaaaatgatgtaaaagtTGTTTATTTGCAGTTTAGCAAAAGAGCAGACTTGATCAGTTGAAGCGTCAAACGTCACGCAAGATCTTATGGATTGAACATGCCGTTTTTGTCATAGATGACAACCTTGGTGCAAACTGCATATTAAGCTTCATGTTGGCAATGGAACAGTGGGGTGCCCATGAGTCACGAACTTAACATATATCATCCATGATGGAAACTTGGGAGATGTCTTAGCACTCCAAACAGTCCTGTTTTTTTCCTTATGTTTCAACATCCGTACACACATGGCTAGATTGTGAATTGTCATTGCATATATGCAAAAGACAGGCTAATGCGGTGGTAGAGGTGCCCGGCTGTATGGAAAAATATGAATAGACCCGACCAACAATGAATGAGAGCATCAAATTCCCATacttttatatcataaatatggcAAGCAGTTTGGGGCTAATGATTGTAACAGGTAATGGTTTGTTGACATGAACTTTCTCATAAACATAGAAACAAATTTCATTTGAATTGACAAAACATCCAAACGGTTGTAACCAGGTTGAAATGGCTATGTGCCCTGTGGCATTCGACCCAAGTCcaataaattttatgataactAAAGATGAGCATCAAAACCTGAATCTATAGTCCATTGCATCATTTTCTCcattaattcattttttaagaaaaacacattacaacttGCTCAATTACTCTGTAGCACTGTGCAAAGATCAACATTATTATAATCAAGTTGAGTATATATTGGTTACATATTGATCTGAATGAGACaggaaacaaaagaaaaacaaaattaaaaagttgaaCTTTATGGAAAGTAAAGgaacaaacccccaaacaaagaaaacctTAATGGGATCATGGCGTGCCTTTTACGCCatcatattaaaagtattatttgACACGTTCAAAGTAGCCATGTTCACTATGAGCTTATTCAAATCTGATCCTGCTATAAGGCTGTCTATCGGATATCCAACTCGATGATCAATGACTTTGCTGCTTGCAGTATGAAGTGAACAGATCTGATGCAGCACATCAACAAGATGAATCTGTAAAAACCATCAAACCAACTTCATATCGTCATCTTGACAACAGCAAAAAATATTGCAATTAACACATTAGATGTCTCGTAATGGTTTAATATCTTGACCATATTAAAATTCTTTAATGGTTAAACAGGAAGCTGTGATCACTGATCAGAAGTATCCAAAAAGCTTACCAGGGCCAATCATGCGAGTAAAACCCATGTTTAGAAACCGGGCATCTCATAtcaaatatctatctatatctatataactcTATAGTATCTGAAAAGCTTACCAGGGCAAATCATATGAGTAAAATCCATGTTTAGGAACCGGGCATCTCATAtcaaatatctatctatatctatataactatatatacagAATCTTCAAAACTTTTTGGGATGATGAGACCCATGATTTTACTTTAGAAAACCAagtgaattaataaatatacagAAACTAACAATATATGAATTCACTCGAATAGTTGTTACTATCGGATAACTGAATAGAACCATTAGTTATAAAACTAGGAATTAAACATTAATTTCTTAAACATATGCAGAAAGAagattagtaaaaaaaattacttgttACTGAACATTTAAAGGTGGGTGCAGGGGAAGAACAGCCTCTGGAAAATCCGTTCTTTGTCCAGCAAGCGAGTAATATGCAAGCAAAGATGGTGGTTGCTGCTGCTCTGGATTCTGGGGTACATCTTCATGCCTTTCGGTTTTAGAACTAATTAACTCCATATTCCAAAATGGACGAGCCATGTCCATTAAACCACTACAATTTTCACTGGCATGGTAACCCTGAATCCACAAGTACCTCAAAGAAGCTACATTTAGCACAAAAGTAGCAAGTGCTTGCTCACTGAAACCACAGCCTCTCATTTCAAGTTTCTGCAATTTTGGACACCCTTTTGATAACTCTATGAACCCTGCATCAGTTTCCCCAGTAAAACCAAGAAGCATATATTCCACATTTTCAGCATATTGTCCAATATAGCCCAAACCGACATCAGTCAATCCCCCAGGCCTAAGATAAACACCTAACCTTTCTATCTTGCTACACCCACTCAACAAAGCCCGAATTCCATTATCTAGTGGTAATTCTGTAATTGTAACTTCTTTATCAAGTAAAATCATACGAAAATCATACAGGTTTTTCAAGTGAGTTCCTACACAATACAAAGCTTCATTTGTAATATCAGTGAGATTTACATGTAAGCATTCTAACTCGACACATCCTTGTGCCAGATCAATCAGCCCTCTTTGCGAAACAAACCCCTCTTCATCATCACCTCTTTCAATCTTAATCCTTCGCAATTTCTTGCAAAAGTGACCAAGAACTTGTAATCCCACATCCCCAATCGCATCCCTTGTAT harbors:
- the LOC122605092 gene encoding stress response protein NST1-like translates to MVCDGSLVKMKTREKKYKPIALHVNMIHHLSDPVVYPWEWSWKDVSNKVQNMRHQYSLVKQKIKQTTTECGGEGFEWVEGLTHWSNFIRYKEVFGDVTLPFGNGFDENSHGNDGIEVLDFGNIGNSGDGEYVGGIGGGHNGVMGLEFEYDGAEGEENYDGGNENENGNGNGNENHVFGEIETMGSETKKKKKVVKNLEKKAWGFVANQLAQLREMEARFEQREEERERERQRRESIRAKNEEEHKKQHVKLMERLKEQRNREWESMENEREERRRRRDEELIQDRKWEERMSRRRLEWKGRIDEMLSEHRAEMTQIQGRILHEQQNLTSQLLGIVSQWSGHPGGIADNTTASGHYLSQMMQNLQHVGGMVDGDTRVEGHNQEDQFIVDG